The Gordonia sp. KTR9 genome contains a region encoding:
- a CDS encoding glutamate synthase subunit beta, producing the protein MADPRGFLEVPKKEAKYRPVAERVHDWDDVYEHADNPIKVLDEVSAQARRCMDCGIPFCHSGTAGCPLGNLIPEWNDLVRRGRWDAASSRLHATNNFPEFTGMVCPAPCEAACVLSISEQATGGSVTIKRIEKTIAYESWAEGVIGPEPPESTTGKSVGVVGSGPAGLAVAQQLTRAGHDVTVYERDDRLGGLLRYGIPEYKLQKSDIDRRIAQMRAEGTTFVTNCDVGTDLSVEDLRSTHDAVVLAIGAMEARDNPVPGRELNGIHLAMEHLVPANKECEGDGPSPITAAGKHVVIIGGGDTGADCLGTAHRQGAASVVQLDYNPELPGERDDERSPWPTWPLIMRTSSAHAEGGERLHQVAVQRFEGDDDGNVTTMVLAEVEVRRDAEGRREITPVGDEFEIPCELALFAIGFAGVRGGQLLSDLEIEPNPRGVISCGSDWQTDAPGVFVCGDAHRGASLVVWAIAEGRSTARAVDEFLVGESDLPSPVRPASLPLSVR; encoded by the coding sequence GTGGCTGACCCGCGCGGGTTCCTGGAAGTCCCGAAGAAAGAGGCGAAGTACCGTCCCGTCGCCGAGCGCGTCCACGACTGGGACGACGTGTACGAGCACGCCGACAACCCGATCAAGGTCCTCGACGAGGTCAGCGCACAGGCCCGCCGGTGTATGGATTGCGGTATCCCGTTCTGCCACTCCGGAACCGCGGGGTGTCCGCTGGGCAACCTCATCCCCGAGTGGAACGACCTGGTCCGGCGCGGCCGGTGGGATGCGGCGAGCAGCAGGCTCCACGCGACCAACAACTTCCCGGAGTTCACCGGGATGGTGTGCCCGGCGCCGTGCGAGGCCGCCTGCGTGTTGTCGATCTCCGAACAGGCGACCGGCGGCAGTGTGACCATCAAGCGCATCGAGAAGACGATCGCGTACGAATCGTGGGCCGAAGGTGTCATCGGGCCCGAGCCGCCCGAGTCCACGACCGGCAAATCGGTCGGCGTCGTCGGCTCCGGTCCGGCGGGTCTCGCCGTCGCGCAACAGCTCACCCGTGCCGGGCACGATGTGACCGTCTACGAGCGCGACGACCGCCTCGGCGGGCTGCTGCGCTACGGCATCCCCGAGTACAAGCTGCAGAAGTCCGACATCGACCGGCGCATCGCCCAGATGCGTGCGGAGGGAACGACGTTCGTGACCAACTGCGACGTGGGGACCGACCTGTCGGTCGAAGACCTGCGTTCGACCCACGACGCGGTGGTCCTGGCCATCGGTGCGATGGAGGCGCGTGACAACCCGGTGCCGGGCCGGGAGCTCAACGGCATCCACCTGGCCATGGAGCATCTCGTGCCCGCCAACAAGGAGTGCGAGGGCGACGGCCCGTCACCCATCACCGCGGCAGGCAAGCACGTCGTGATCATCGGCGGCGGCGACACGGGAGCCGACTGCCTGGGAACGGCACACCGTCAGGGTGCGGCCTCGGTCGTGCAGCTCGACTACAACCCGGAACTACCCGGCGAACGCGACGACGAACGGTCCCCGTGGCCGACCTGGCCGCTGATCATGCGGACCTCGAGCGCGCACGCCGAGGGCGGCGAACGGCTGCACCAGGTCGCGGTGCAACGATTCGAGGGTGACGACGACGGCAACGTCACGACGATGGTCCTCGCCGAGGTGGAGGTGAGACGGGACGCCGAGGGCCGCCGCGAGATCACGCCGGTCGGTGACGAGTTCGAGATCCCTTGTGAGTTGGCGCTTTTCGCGATCGGTTTTGCCGGTGTGCGCGGCGGCCAGCTGCTGTCCGATCTCGAGATCGAACCCAATCCGCGCGGTGTGATCTCGTGCGGGAGCGACTGGCAGACCGACGCCCCGGGCGTGTTCGTCTGCGGCGACGCCCACCGCGGCGCGTCGCTGGTGGTGTGGGCGATCGCGGAAGGCCGGTCGACCGCGCGTGCGGTGGACGAGTTCCTCGTCGGCGAATCGGATCTGCCTTCGCCGGTCCGTCCCGCATCCCTGCCGTTGTCCGTGCGGTGA
- a CDS encoding AMP-dependent synthetase/ligase, with protein sequence MTAAETITFPHQTGVAVATLPAAFQQTVTVRPDAVALRTVGGLQEITWAEYARRVEAIAGGLAALGVTRGDTIGIMLTNRPEFHLVDAAALHLGAVPFSIYNTSSPEQVEYLFGNAENAVVVTEQVFLPVLTAAATAVSTTVVVDGVATGAISLADVEQTPAPEGFDFTASWQAVNPDDLATLIYTSGTTGPPKGVEITHRNIVAEMAALAEIVQAGFDDRAISYLPAAHIADRVSSHAANMMRGIQITTVPDPREIAAALPDVHPTFFFGVPRVWQKIRAGIEAKLAEESSPAKKALAGWAFRAGASAAQARIDGKGSGGLAYGLADRLVLHKVRTALGLDQVSFAGSGAAAIPPEVLRFFLGLGIPVLEVWGMSETTGVSTMTTDDNLRIGTVGTPVRGVEVRLADDGELLVRGPVVMRGYRKQPDKTAETIDADGWLSTGDIATIDDDGNVTIVDRKKELMINESGKNMSPTNIENAMKAASSLIGQVAAIGDARPFVSALVVLDPDAAAARAKKLDLSGGDLAELSTHPDVVEEVAVAIRAGNRSLSRVEQVKRFTIVPTAWDPGGDELTPTMKLRRKPIATKYASEIGELYEAQPGRSVVDLRS encoded by the coding sequence ATGACCGCTGCAGAGACCATCACGTTTCCCCATCAGACCGGCGTCGCCGTCGCGACGCTACCCGCCGCGTTCCAGCAGACGGTCACCGTGCGACCGGACGCCGTCGCGCTCCGCACCGTCGGCGGGCTGCAGGAGATCACCTGGGCGGAGTACGCCCGCCGGGTCGAGGCCATCGCCGGTGGACTCGCGGCGTTGGGCGTCACACGCGGCGACACCATCGGGATCATGCTGACGAACCGTCCCGAGTTCCACCTGGTGGACGCCGCCGCACTCCATCTCGGGGCCGTCCCGTTCTCGATCTACAACACGAGTTCGCCCGAACAGGTCGAATACCTCTTCGGAAACGCGGAGAACGCGGTCGTCGTCACCGAGCAGGTGTTCCTGCCGGTGCTCACGGCCGCGGCGACGGCCGTGTCCACCACGGTCGTCGTCGACGGAGTGGCGACGGGCGCGATCTCACTCGCCGACGTCGAACAGACGCCGGCGCCGGAGGGCTTCGACTTCACCGCGTCGTGGCAGGCGGTCAATCCCGACGATCTGGCGACGCTGATCTACACCTCGGGCACCACCGGCCCACCCAAGGGCGTCGAGATCACCCATCGCAACATCGTCGCGGAGATGGCCGCGCTCGCCGAGATCGTCCAGGCGGGGTTCGACGACCGGGCCATCTCATACCTGCCTGCGGCGCACATCGCCGACCGCGTGTCCTCGCATGCGGCGAACATGATGCGCGGCATCCAGATCACGACCGTGCCCGATCCACGCGAGATCGCCGCAGCGCTTCCCGACGTGCATCCCACCTTCTTCTTCGGGGTGCCGCGGGTGTGGCAGAAGATCCGTGCCGGCATCGAGGCGAAGCTGGCCGAGGAGTCCAGTCCGGCGAAGAAGGCACTCGCGGGCTGGGCGTTCCGCGCCGGGGCGTCGGCAGCCCAGGCCCGGATCGACGGCAAGGGATCGGGTGGCCTCGCGTACGGTCTCGCCGACCGTCTGGTGCTGCACAAGGTCCGTACCGCGTTGGGGCTGGACCAGGTCTCCTTCGCCGGTTCCGGCGCGGCCGCGATCCCGCCCGAGGTCCTGAGATTCTTCCTGGGCCTGGGCATTCCGGTCCTCGAGGTGTGGGGGATGTCGGAGACCACCGGCGTCTCGACGATGACGACCGACGACAATCTGCGGATCGGCACCGTCGGCACCCCGGTGCGTGGCGTGGAGGTGAGGCTGGCCGACGACGGTGAGCTCCTCGTCCGTGGACCGGTGGTGATGCGTGGCTATCGCAAACAACCCGACAAGACCGCCGAGACCATCGATGCCGACGGGTGGTTGTCGACCGGCGATATCGCGACGATCGACGACGACGGAAACGTCACCATCGTCGACCGGAAGAAGGAACTCATGATCAATGAGTCCGGTAAGAACATGTCGCCCACCAATATCGAGAACGCGATGAAGGCGGCCTCGTCGCTGATCGGTCAGGTGGCCGCGATCGGCGACGCCCGGCCCTTCGTGTCGGCGCTCGTGGTGCTCGACCCGGATGCCGCGGCCGCGCGCGCGAAGAAGCTCGATCTGTCCGGCGGCGATCTGGCCGAGTTGTCCACCCATCCCGACGTGGTCGAGGAGGTGGCGGTGGCAATTCGTGCCGGGAATCGGTCACTGTCCCGCGTGGAACAGGTCAAGCGATTTACCATCGTGCCGACCGCCTGGGATCCCGGCGGCGACGAGCTCACCCCGACGATGAAGTTGCGCCGCAAGCCGATTGCGACAAAGTATGCGAGCGAGATCGGTGAGCTGTACGAGGCGCAACCGGGACGGTCGGTGGTGGACCTGCGGTCGTGA
- a CDS encoding acyl-CoA thioesterase, which yields MTVDQAGDLGKLLALLDVERQGDDLFIGHHPEQVTARTFGGQLLGQGVVAAARSLTRGNPPIHALHAHFIRGGDVTAPMEYHVDRFRDGRSFANRQVTAKQGGEEIFTMLVAFQDNTSGLEHAVEIPNVPYPEELPTLGEHFKGYEDRIATFVNALHPIDIRFANDPSWKAKDAGEKLTDNRVWMKADGTMPDDPVMHVAAMCYASDTTVLDSVITTHGLSWGMDRLFAATVNHSMWFHREFRFDDWLLYATRSPVATGSRGMGSGRFWMRDGTLATSVVQEALIKYFPPKK from the coding sequence ATGACCGTGGACCAGGCCGGAGATCTCGGGAAACTACTCGCGTTGCTCGACGTCGAACGTCAGGGCGACGACCTGTTCATCGGGCACCACCCCGAGCAGGTCACCGCCCGGACGTTCGGCGGTCAGCTGCTCGGACAAGGCGTTGTCGCGGCGGCGCGGAGCCTGACCCGGGGCAATCCGCCCATCCACGCCCTGCATGCACATTTCATCCGTGGCGGGGACGTCACCGCGCCGATGGAGTACCACGTCGATCGCTTCCGCGACGGCAGGTCGTTCGCCAACCGGCAGGTGACCGCCAAGCAGGGCGGCGAAGAGATCTTCACGATGCTGGTCGCGTTCCAGGACAACACCTCCGGGCTCGAACATGCGGTGGAGATCCCGAACGTGCCCTATCCGGAGGAGTTGCCTACTCTCGGAGAGCATTTCAAGGGTTACGAAGACCGCATCGCGACGTTCGTGAATGCGTTGCATCCCATCGACATCCGCTTCGCCAACGACCCGAGCTGGAAGGCCAAGGACGCGGGGGAGAAGCTGACCGACAACCGGGTGTGGATGAAGGCCGACGGCACGATGCCCGACGACCCCGTGATGCACGTCGCGGCAATGTGTTACGCCTCCGACACCACGGTGCTGGATTCGGTCATCACCACCCACGGCCTCTCGTGGGGCATGGACCGGCTGTTCGCGGCGACAGTGAATCATTCGATGTGGTTCCACCGCGAGTTCCGGTTCGACGACTGGCTGCTCTACGCGACGCGGTCGCCGGTCGCGACCGGGTCACGCGGAATGGGCTCGGGCCGATTCTGGATGCGCGACGGCACTCTCGCGACATCGGTCGTGCAGGAAGCGCTCATCAAGTACTTCCCGCCCAAGAAGTGA
- a CDS encoding ABC transporter ATP-binding protein/permease: protein MEYSIDWGNEVWASLKWLAIAFAISAAVILVIGYLLARFSRWGTPLWRVIGGFFTDRETRVKAWGLAVALTLLALLGVRVSVLISYWSNDLFTSLQTAGEGLAAGGPQGAEMLQVGEDAFWHSMAVFGILATLHVVRTMVEIYVGAAFEIRLRYWLTEGATADWMEGRAFYRNRFVDLSAGLLRRRLFRRTESNVNRRAADIHPGVDNPDQRIEADITTVVSSGSSLFWGGGGSSTNGVLPACVSIVSFAIVLWDLSGPVTLFGVEIPRMMMWLVLVYVLVASVVAFAIGRPLIRLNFWRERLTANFRYALVRIRDGAENVAFYSGERVEHTNLMTRFRAVVRNFWQIIHVQLAFVGWNFSVTQLSVVFPYLVQAPRFFDGQIKLGDVSQTSSAFAEMHDALSFFRNAYDDFTVLRAAIIRLDGLADADARSRVMPEVTTVDRERAVALSDVDVKTPSGDDLITALNLSLAPGAALVVKGRSGSGKTTLLRGLAGLWPFIDGEFARPPGEHTLFLSQMPYIPLGDLRTAVAYPALPDDVGDEAIKVALEKVFLPHLVGRLHDEEDWAKVLSPGEQQRVAFARILLTRPQAVFMDEATSAVDEGLEYSLYSLIRSELPETIVVSVSHRSTTDQHHTDLLELTGGGAWNLESLTNGPSLDKRS from the coding sequence GTGGAGTACAGCATCGACTGGGGCAACGAGGTGTGGGCCAGTCTGAAATGGTTGGCCATCGCGTTCGCCATCTCGGCCGCGGTCATTCTCGTGATCGGCTACCTCCTGGCGAGGTTCAGCCGATGGGGCACGCCGCTGTGGCGGGTGATCGGCGGGTTCTTCACCGACCGGGAGACACGGGTCAAGGCGTGGGGGTTGGCAGTGGCCTTGACCTTGCTCGCGCTGTTGGGAGTCCGGGTGTCGGTGCTCATCTCCTACTGGAGCAACGACCTCTTCACCTCGCTGCAGACCGCCGGTGAGGGTCTGGCCGCGGGCGGTCCGCAAGGCGCCGAGATGCTCCAGGTGGGTGAAGACGCGTTCTGGCACTCGATGGCCGTCTTCGGAATCCTGGCCACACTCCATGTCGTCCGCACGATGGTCGAGATCTACGTGGGCGCCGCATTCGAGATCCGGTTGCGCTACTGGCTCACCGAGGGTGCCACTGCGGACTGGATGGAGGGTCGCGCCTTCTACCGCAACCGCTTCGTCGATCTCAGCGCGGGTCTGCTGCGCCGCAGGCTGTTTCGCCGCACCGAGTCGAACGTGAACCGTCGGGCCGCCGACATCCATCCCGGCGTCGACAACCCCGATCAGCGCATCGAGGCCGACATCACCACCGTCGTGTCATCGGGTTCGTCGCTGTTCTGGGGCGGCGGCGGGTCCTCGACCAATGGTGTCTTGCCCGCGTGCGTGTCGATCGTGTCGTTCGCTATCGTCCTGTGGGACCTCTCCGGTCCCGTCACCCTGTTCGGTGTCGAGATCCCGCGAATGATGATGTGGCTGGTGCTGGTCTACGTCCTCGTCGCCAGCGTGGTCGCATTCGCGATCGGACGCCCGCTGATCCGATTGAACTTCTGGCGCGAGCGCCTCACCGCGAACTTTCGTTATGCACTCGTCCGCATCCGCGACGGCGCTGAGAACGTCGCGTTCTACAGCGGCGAGCGCGTCGAACACACCAACCTCATGACCAGGTTCCGTGCGGTGGTCAGGAACTTCTGGCAGATCATCCACGTCCAACTGGCGTTCGTCGGCTGGAACTTCAGCGTGACCCAGCTGTCGGTGGTGTTCCCGTACCTCGTGCAGGCACCACGATTCTTCGACGGCCAGATCAAGCTCGGTGACGTGTCGCAGACCTCGTCGGCTTTCGCCGAGATGCACGATGCGCTCTCGTTCTTCCGGAACGCCTACGACGACTTCACCGTGCTGCGGGCCGCAATCATCCGTCTCGACGGCCTGGCCGACGCCGACGCGCGCTCGCGGGTCATGCCGGAGGTGACGACCGTGGATCGTGAACGCGCCGTCGCGCTGTCCGATGTCGACGTCAAGACGCCCAGCGGTGACGACCTGATCACCGCGCTGAACCTGTCCCTCGCGCCGGGCGCGGCGCTCGTCGTCAAGGGACGGTCGGGCTCGGGGAAGACGACGCTGCTCCGTGGGCTCGCCGGGTTGTGGCCGTTCATCGACGGCGAGTTCGCCCGGCCGCCAGGGGAACACACGCTGTTCCTGTCCCAGATGCCCTACATCCCGCTGGGGGACCTGCGGACCGCGGTCGCCTATCCGGCCCTGCCCGACGACGTCGGTGACGAGGCCATCAAGGTCGCGCTCGAGAAGGTGTTCCTCCCGCATCTCGTCGGCCGGCTCCACGACGAGGAGGACTGGGCCAAGGTGCTCTCGCCGGGCGAGCAGCAGCGCGTCGCCTTCGCCAGAATCCTGCTGACACGACCACAGGCGGTGTTCATGGACGAGGCCACCTCGGCGGTCGACGAGGGTCTCGAGTACTCGCTCTACTCGCTGATCCGTTCGGAGTTGCCGGAGACGATCGTGGTATCGGTCAGCCATCGGAGCACCACCGATCAGCATCACACGGACCTGCTCGAACTGACCGGCGGCGGGGCCTGGAATCTCGAGTCGCTGACCAACGGTCCTTCGCTGGACAAACGGTCCTGA
- a CDS encoding DUF6325 family protein, which produces MDDQAGVDQTADRELGPIDYIVVEWTGKQPTGEALPHLIDLIDRGIVRLIDIVFITKDADGTVARLEINSLGAEFAVFDGAATSLLDDSDLAEAATVIDPGSSAAVLVWENAWAAPFATAVRNGGGRLVASGRISVDALLAQLDLVDEATPAAPTA; this is translated from the coding sequence ATGGACGACCAAGCAGGTGTCGACCAGACGGCAGATCGCGAACTCGGACCCATCGACTACATCGTGGTCGAGTGGACGGGCAAGCAGCCGACCGGCGAGGCGCTTCCGCATCTGATCGATCTCATCGACCGCGGCATCGTGCGGCTGATCGACATCGTCTTCATCACCAAGGACGCCGACGGCACCGTCGCCCGGCTCGAGATCAACTCGCTCGGAGCGGAGTTCGCGGTCTTCGACGGGGCAGCGACCTCACTGCTCGACGACTCGGACCTCGCGGAGGCGGCCACCGTCATCGATCCGGGCTCCAGCGCGGCCGTCCTCGTCTGGGAGAACGCGTGGGCCGCTCCGTTCGCCACCGCTGTCCGCAACGGCGGCGGACGACTCGTCGCGTCGGGCCGGATTTCGGTGGATGCCCTGCTCGCACAGCTCGATCTGGTCGACGAGGCGACACCGGCCGCACCGACCGCGTAG
- the pyk gene encoding pyruvate kinase, which yields MTRRTKIVCTLGPATASDERLKELVESGMDVARMNFSHGTHEDHAAVYARVRKASDTTEKAVGVLADLQGPKIRLGRFDGCDGSTVWETGEQVRITVEDVVGEHDRVSTTYKQLAEDASPGDRLLVDDGKVGLAVSAVEGNDVVCTVTEGGPVSNNKGLSLPGMSVSVPAMSEKDIADLEFALELGVDMVALSFVRSPSDIELVHEVMDRVGRRVPVIAKLEKPEAIENLEAIVLAFDAIMVARGDLGVELPLEQVPLVQKRAIQMARENAKPVIVATQMLDSMIENSRPTRAEASDVANAVLDGADAVMLSGETSVGKYPLETVRTMDRICRAVEGGPRDVPPLSHVPRTKRGVISYAARDIGERLEVKALVAFTQSGDTVRRLARLHSRLPLLAFTPTQAVRSQLALSWGTETFIVDHVDTTDHMIDQVDHQLLRIGRLSEGDVVVIVAGAPPGTVGSTNLIHVHRIGEQDH from the coding sequence GTGACACGCCGAACCAAGATTGTTTGCACGCTGGGCCCGGCCACCGCGAGTGATGAGCGTTTGAAAGAGCTTGTCGAGAGCGGTATGGACGTGGCTCGGATGAATTTCAGCCACGGTACGCATGAGGATCATGCGGCCGTTTATGCGCGCGTTCGTAAGGCTTCGGACACCACGGAGAAGGCGGTCGGTGTTCTGGCCGATCTGCAGGGTCCGAAGATCCGTTTGGGCCGTTTCGATGGTTGTGATGGGTCGACGGTGTGGGAGACCGGTGAACAGGTACGTATCACCGTCGAGGATGTCGTGGGCGAGCACGACCGGGTCTCCACGACGTACAAGCAGCTCGCCGAGGACGCGAGCCCGGGGGATCGTCTGCTGGTCGATGACGGCAAGGTCGGTCTGGCCGTGTCTGCGGTCGAGGGCAACGATGTCGTGTGCACGGTGACCGAGGGCGGGCCGGTCAGCAACAACAAGGGCCTGTCGCTTCCGGGGATGAGCGTGTCGGTGCCGGCGATGTCGGAAAAGGACATCGCCGACCTCGAGTTCGCGTTGGAGCTCGGGGTCGACATGGTGGCGCTGTCGTTCGTTCGCAGTCCCTCGGACATCGAGTTGGTCCATGAGGTGATGGACCGGGTGGGCCGCCGGGTGCCGGTGATCGCGAAGTTGGAGAAGCCTGAGGCGATCGAGAATCTCGAGGCGATCGTTCTGGCGTTCGACGCGATCATGGTGGCTCGTGGTGATCTGGGGGTGGAGTTGCCGCTGGAGCAGGTGCCGTTGGTGCAGAAGCGGGCGATTCAGATGGCTCGGGAGAATGCCAAGCCGGTGATCGTGGCGACGCAGATGCTCGATTCGATGATCGAGAATTCGCGTCCGACGCGGGCGGAGGCCTCGGATGTGGCCAACGCGGTGCTCGATGGTGCGGATGCGGTGATGCTCTCGGGGGAGACCTCGGTGGGCAAGTATCCGTTGGAGACGGTTCGGACGATGGACCGGATCTGCCGTGCGGTCGAGGGTGGTCCTCGTGATGTGCCGCCGTTGTCGCATGTGCCGCGCACCAAGCGGGGTGTGATCTCGTATGCGGCGCGTGACATCGGTGAGCGTCTGGAGGTGAAGGCGTTGGTCGCCTTCACCCAGTCCGGGGATACTGTGCGGCGGCTGGCACGTCTGCATTCGCGGTTGCCGTTGCTGGCGTTCACCCCGACGCAGGCGGTGCGCAGTCAGCTCGCGCTGAGCTGGGGGACCGAGACGTTCATCGTCGACCACGTGGACACGACGGACCACATGATCGATCAGGTCGACCATCAGCTGCTCCGCATCGGGCGGCTCAGTGAGGGTGATGTGGTGGTGATCGTCGCCGGTGCTCCGCCGGGGACGGTGGGTTCGACCAACCTCATCCACGTACACCGGATCGGCGAGCAGGACCACTGA
- a CDS encoding SHOCT domain-containing protein, with product MPGLLRGVARTAVISGTATAVSNRVSRRQASKWAQQGAQDPRSQQQYSQPQYSQPPQQPPQQAPAPRPTDTISALKELGALYQQGILTEAEFAAQKAKILGT from the coding sequence ATGCCAGGACTTCTCCGCGGCGTCGCCCGTACCGCCGTCATCTCCGGTACCGCGACGGCGGTGAGCAATCGCGTGTCCCGACGCCAGGCGAGCAAGTGGGCGCAGCAAGGCGCACAGGACCCTCGGTCACAGCAGCAGTACTCCCAACCGCAGTACTCCCAGCCGCCGCAGCAGCCACCCCAGCAGGCGCCCGCCCCGCGCCCCACGGACACGATCTCGGCGCTGAAGGAACTCGGGGCGCTCTATCAGCAGGGCATTCTCACCGAGGCCGAGTTCGCCGCCCAGAAGGCCAAGATCCTCGGTACCTGA
- the eutC gene encoding ethanolamine ammonia-lyase subunit EutC — protein MTPARPAPADDQAPQPDPWTELRRSTQARIGLGRAGNSLPSRRVLEFQAAHAAARDAVHEPLDVEGFARSIGELDLDPPVTVTSRAATRSEYLRRPDLGRLPEDLSQVPRVDAEIGIVLADGLSPRALADHGHGLLAALLRRLDGRYSIAPPVIATEARVALGDHIGEALGVTTLIVIIGERPGLSVADSLGIYLTHLPRPGRADSDRNCISNIHPPDGLHYDVAAATTAALIDGARRLGRSGVALKDMSHNGTPDAIDDAEVLPHES, from the coding sequence ATGACGCCGGCCCGGCCCGCACCCGCGGACGATCAGGCTCCGCAGCCCGACCCCTGGACCGAACTCCGCCGGAGCACGCAGGCGCGGATCGGCCTCGGACGTGCCGGCAATTCGCTCCCGTCGCGGCGGGTCCTCGAATTCCAGGCCGCTCATGCCGCCGCCCGCGACGCGGTTCACGAGCCGCTCGACGTCGAGGGGTTCGCGCGCTCGATCGGCGAACTCGACCTCGATCCCCCGGTCACAGTCACCAGCCGCGCGGCGACACGCAGCGAATACCTGCGCCGACCCGACCTGGGTCGGCTGCCCGAGGATCTGTCGCAGGTCCCACGGGTCGACGCCGAGATCGGCATCGTGCTGGCCGACGGACTGTCACCCCGGGCGCTCGCCGATCACGGCCACGGTCTCCTCGCGGCCCTCCTCCGCCGGCTCGACGGCCGGTACTCCATCGCCCCGCCGGTCATCGCGACCGAGGCTCGCGTCGCACTCGGCGACCACATCGGCGAGGCCCTCGGCGTCACCACCCTCATCGTGATCATCGGTGAGCGACCTGGCCTCTCGGTCGCCGACAGCCTGGGGATCTACCTCACGCACCTGCCCCGACCGGGACGCGCCGACTCCGATCGGAACTGCATCTCCAACATCCACCCGCCCGACGGATTGCACTACGACGTCGCCGCGGCCACGACCGCCGCGCTCATCGACGGCGCCCGACGACTCGGACGATCCGGCGTCGCTCTGAAGGACATGTCGCACAACGGAACACCCGACGCCATCGACGACGCAGAAGTGCTCCCGCACGAGTCGTGA